One part of the Tenacibaculum sp. 190130A14a genome encodes these proteins:
- a CDS encoding sensor histidine kinase has protein sequence MNYFFSKKAIPNYSVWSITLLSSYIMKLSDLGKTKELVYYFISECFVWFLIGVLLTGLIQIGLEKLTKDKSVITKIAYLIILMLMVSVVFNYVFWPLIDILHTYFLKKSSYHGKFATRIFNWLNWIIWFVSYTALNLYTEVEEAKLKNMTLQTTLKESQLNILKGQINPHFMFNSLNNIRGLMLEDTNKAREMLTSLSETLRYALRQNAITSIALEDELEMVEKYLDLSKIQFEDRLQYEKHIDTSSLSIQIPPMLIQMLIENAIKHGISNIKEGGKVTLYTEIRTNKLCIKVTNPGRLRKKFDGTQVGVENIKNRLELLYGKKAYFELKEVGKKVEAIIEIQL, from the coding sequence ATGAACTATTTTTTTTCAAAAAAAGCAATACCCAATTATAGTGTTTGGAGCATTACTTTACTGTCTTCTTATATAATGAAGTTGAGTGATTTAGGAAAAACAAAAGAATTGGTTTATTACTTCATCTCTGAATGCTTTGTTTGGTTCTTGATAGGAGTGTTATTAACTGGACTTATTCAAATAGGTTTAGAAAAGTTAACAAAAGACAAAAGTGTTATTACTAAAATTGCGTATCTGATTATTCTAATGTTGATGGTGTCAGTAGTGTTTAATTATGTTTTTTGGCCTCTTATTGATATATTACATACATACTTTCTAAAGAAGTCTAGTTATCATGGTAAGTTTGCTACACGTATTTTCAATTGGTTGAATTGGATTATTTGGTTTGTCTCTTACACTGCTTTAAATCTCTATACCGAAGTAGAAGAAGCAAAGTTAAAGAACATGACTTTGCAGACAACTTTAAAAGAATCTCAATTAAATATATTAAAAGGACAAATTAACCCTCATTTTATGTTCAATAGTTTAAATAACATAAGAGGATTAATGTTGGAAGATACTAACAAAGCAAGAGAAATGTTAACCTCTTTGTCGGAAACGCTGCGCTATGCTCTTAGGCAGAATGCAATTACCTCTATAGCTTTAGAAGATGAATTAGAAATGGTTGAAAAATACCTAGATCTTTCTAAAATTCAATTTGAAGATAGATTACAGTACGAAAAGCATATTGATACGTCATCATTATCCATTCAAATTCCTCCAATGCTGATTCAAATGTTGATAGAAAATGCCATTAAACATGGAATTTCCAACATAAAAGAAGGAGGAAAGGTTACATTATATACAGAAATACGTACTAATAAATTATGTATAAAAGTTACGAACCCTGGTAGATTAAGAAAAAAGTTTGATGGTACTCAAGTAGGTGTTGAAAACATTAAAAATAGATTGGAATTATTATACGGAAAAAAGGCTTATTTTGAATTAAAGGAAGTAGGAAAGAAAGTAGAAGCAATTATAGAAATTCAATTATGA
- a CDS encoding LytTR family DNA-binding domain-containing protein — protein MKKLKAVIVEDSRLARNELKELLKTYQEIELIGEAENVDQGYELITSEKPDLLFLDINMPEKDGFELLEMLEEVPTTIFTTAFDEYAIQSFEYNAFDYLLKPINSKRFSKTIEKVKEQYLKVTHKEKRETNTLSPEKQIFIKEGERCWLVKIENITMFEIVGNYTRVFFEGNKPLIYKSLAKIEEKLPESLFFRANRQQIININHVKKIVAWFNGKLKIELQSGEEIEISRRQSYIFKERLSL, from the coding sequence ATGAAAAAGTTAAAAGCGGTTATTGTAGAAGATTCTCGTTTGGCAAGAAACGAATTAAAAGAGTTGCTAAAAACATATCAAGAAATAGAACTCATTGGTGAAGCAGAAAATGTTGATCAAGGGTACGAATTGATTACTTCAGAAAAACCTGATTTACTGTTTTTAGATATAAATATGCCAGAGAAGGATGGATTCGAATTGTTAGAAATGTTAGAAGAGGTTCCAACTACCATTTTTACGACGGCTTTTGATGAATACGCCATCCAGTCTTTTGAATACAATGCATTCGATTATTTATTAAAGCCTATTAATTCAAAACGTTTTTCAAAAACAATTGAAAAGGTTAAAGAACAATACCTCAAAGTTACTCATAAAGAAAAAAGAGAAACGAATACATTAAGCCCAGAAAAACAAATCTTTATAAAAGAAGGAGAGCGGTGCTGGTTGGTAAAGATTGAAAACATTACCATGTTTGAAATAGTAGGAAATTATACACGTGTTTTTTTTGAAGGGAATAAACCTCTTATATACAAATCGCTCGCAAAGATTGAAGAAAAGTTACCCGAATCTTTGTTTTTTAGAGCGAATAGACAACAAATAATTAACATAAATCATGTAAAAAAAATAGTAGCTTGGTTTAACGGAAAATTGAAAATAGAATTGCAATCTGGAGAAGAAATTGAAATCTCCAGAAGGCAATCTTATATTTTTAAAGAACGTTTAAGTTTATAA
- a CDS encoding alpha-2-macroglobulin family protein codes for MKKLTSILLMILFSTFIHAQKNYNDLWDQVHKFELENLPKSALEIVDEIYEKADKEQNAPQLVKTLLYQSKFSLTLEEDAQLKIISQFKKQIDKSEFPTSNVLENVLANLYWQYFTRNRWKFYNRTQTKEKVDEKDFRTWDLNTLFKEIHTTYQASLKNRTKLQQIDIYQFSEILILAKGSKKYRPTLYDFLAHNALEFYKTTETNITKPAYQFKLNNKDYLGNAHTFGALNLKSKDSLSLQFNALKIYQDLINFHIKNNRRAMIDVDLHRLTFVNKHAVFNDKEEVLLNTLIASQSSLKNNELSGLYAYEVAKIYNEKANTYTPTKNPEHRFKNKEALAICNAIIEQFPDSKGAYKCDHLKKKILSKKVELLTEQYIPSNKFSKTLITYKNLDKVHFAIYEISKAELKKFEKSYLKKDKIEFINKLKKVDSWSTNLKNENDYQLHTSEIIIPKLPLDNYLIVASSATKLEEAILGTANIQVTNLAIVMRDNNGRKTYQIVDRSSGVPIENASLTFTNHHNQNAKKLHRTFTTNKTGEFTFNPNNYYHNVTASVNYKKDSAIFEGFYLNRRYKNDNSFKSYLQTFLFTDRSIYRPGQTIHFKGISMKTSKKKSEVLTQKQVTVFFKDVNYQIIKTLELKTNDFGSFSGALIIPNTGLTGEFIIEANINNTSHTTQVSVEEYKRPKFETVFKPITKAYKLNDSITLNGFAKAFSGANITDGKVVYRVHRKVQYPRWWYWFRPSFTSEPQEITFGESSTDASGNFSIKFKALPDESVSKESLPIFTYEVTADVTDINGETRSATTQVKVGYHSLTANIQMDTPIDKTSKNHSFKIDTRNLNDEFVPAHGIIKIYKLQAPKHPIRKRPWKTPDYQIISQKEYKIKFPNEAYKNEDNPFQWEKGKLVFETKFNTAKAKEVQLKNIRKWTSGKYLIELKSKDKFNQEVSNKHWFDIYAEKDKRPADNALVQIKTDKKTYKPGDIAKITVSSNSQDITVMVFIEKKYQIVNSYYVHLNQNHKTINIPVTKEDVGGFGVTYYYTNYNSFANGSVNISVPYPTTDLEILTKTFRDKLKPGANETWSFTVKGAKKDKFTAELLASMYDASLDQFVNHQWQFNPIRRPIYRTYTNANSRQSFRNTNFRITNPDTQFKRRFPQQAYDHFNWFGFSFNNLSWINKEYLRNLATQRTDFDDAISGIVSDKSGPLPGVNVLIKGTNYGVTTDFDGKFNIKVKKGDVLVFSFTGMESQERVVGDSNYLFVEMEEGNLLEEVVITGYGTSNKNIRIRGRAAAPAMMKKIASASEDDTAVENEESIFAYDSTLDKKKENQKGAPLKGIQIRKNLQETAFFYPHLTTDSKGNISFNFTAPEALTKWKVQLLAHTKELHAAVKTFEVVTQKELMVTPNTPRFLREGDQISISSKISNLSDKKLQGLAQLILTDAITGKPINLNIENTQSQQSFIVDSRGNTNVSWNLNIPDTLQAIQYQIVAKAGNFSDGEQNVLPVLSNRMLVTETLPIWVRSNQSKTFHLNKLKNNTSTSIKNHKLTLEVTSNPAWYAIQALPYLMEYPYECSEQTFARYYANTIASHIANSNPRIQEVFNAWKSSDALLSNLEKNEELKSLIIQETPWLRDAQSETEQKKRIALLFDLNHMKNMQEKTLHKLYDYQMTNGGFPWFKGSNYANVYITNHIATGFGHLQHLGTQNYTSKTKKMLKKAIQFLDTQMNDRYKKLQEEADKIRRKNGTTSAEKYLKQKHIGNFHIQYLYMRSFFKDVTIKNDTKTAIAYYRNQAEEFWKDFGLYGKAQIALIQFRNNRQKVSSKILKSLKETSITSEELGMYWKSNKSSWFWYQAPIETQALLIEAFSEIENDSETIDNLKVWLLKNKQVSQWKTTKATTEAIYALLLKGSDWISVTDMVDISLGNTPINPLKIKDVKVEAGTGYFKTSWSGNEIQPEMGEITLTKKNNGIAWGGIYWQYFEDLDKITSVETPLKLKKELFKKINSDTGKKLLAITNDTSLKVGDLITIRIELRTDRDMEFIHMKDLRASGVEPIDALSQYKWQDGLGYYQSTKDAATNFFFDYLPKGVYVFEYDVRVNNAGDFSNGITTIQNMYAPEFTSHSQGTRIKVK; via the coding sequence ATGAAAAAACTCACATCCATACTATTAATGATTTTATTTTCGACGTTTATACATGCCCAAAAAAACTACAACGACCTATGGGATCAAGTTCACAAGTTTGAATTAGAGAACTTGCCTAAATCTGCCCTAGAAATTGTAGATGAAATTTATGAGAAGGCAGATAAAGAACAAAACGCTCCTCAATTAGTAAAAACTTTATTATATCAAAGTAAGTTCTCACTGACTTTAGAAGAAGATGCACAACTGAAAATCATTTCTCAGTTTAAAAAACAAATCGACAAAAGTGAATTTCCTACTAGCAATGTTTTAGAAAATGTATTAGCCAATTTATACTGGCAATATTTTACTCGAAATAGATGGAAATTCTATAACAGAACTCAAACTAAAGAAAAAGTTGATGAAAAAGATTTTAGAACTTGGGACCTCAATACTCTTTTCAAAGAAATCCATACAACTTATCAAGCGTCATTGAAGAATAGAACCAAACTACAACAAATCGATATTTATCAATTCTCTGAAATATTAATTCTTGCTAAAGGTTCAAAAAAATACCGTCCAACACTTTATGATTTTTTAGCACATAATGCATTAGAGTTCTATAAAACTACAGAAACTAACATTACAAAACCAGCTTATCAATTTAAGCTTAATAATAAAGACTACTTGGGTAATGCGCATACATTTGGCGCTCTCAATTTAAAGAGTAAAGACTCCTTGTCTCTACAATTCAATGCATTAAAGATATACCAAGATCTCATCAATTTTCACATAAAAAATAATAGAAGAGCTATGATAGATGTTGATTTACATCGTTTAACCTTTGTAAATAAACATGCCGTTTTTAACGATAAAGAGGAAGTGCTATTAAACACCTTGATTGCTTCTCAAAGCAGTTTAAAAAACAATGAACTTTCAGGACTCTATGCTTATGAAGTAGCTAAAATATACAATGAAAAAGCGAACACTTATACCCCAACAAAAAATCCTGAACATCGTTTTAAAAATAAAGAAGCTCTTGCTATTTGCAATGCGATCATCGAACAATTTCCAGATAGTAAAGGAGCATATAAATGTGACCATCTTAAAAAGAAAATCCTAAGTAAAAAAGTAGAGTTACTTACAGAACAATACATTCCTTCAAATAAATTTTCAAAAACCTTAATTACCTACAAAAATTTGGATAAAGTTCATTTTGCTATCTATGAAATTTCCAAAGCTGAATTAAAAAAGTTTGAAAAAAGCTATTTAAAAAAGGATAAAATTGAATTTATCAATAAACTTAAAAAAGTTGATTCTTGGTCTACTAACTTAAAAAATGAAAACGATTATCAACTTCATACAAGCGAAATTATTATTCCTAAGTTACCCTTAGATAATTATTTAATTGTTGCCTCATCTGCAACAAAATTGGAAGAAGCTATTTTAGGAACAGCTAATATTCAGGTTACCAATTTAGCTATTGTAATGAGAGATAATAACGGGAGGAAAACCTATCAAATTGTAGATAGAAGTTCTGGAGTTCCAATAGAAAATGCATCTTTAACCTTTACAAACCATCACAATCAAAATGCTAAAAAGTTACACAGAACTTTTACTACAAATAAAACAGGAGAATTTACCTTTAACCCAAACAATTATTATCACAATGTAACTGCCTCAGTAAATTACAAAAAAGATAGCGCCATTTTTGAGGGGTTCTATTTGAATAGACGTTATAAGAACGATAATTCTTTTAAGTCTTATTTACAAACATTTTTATTTACTGACAGAAGTATCTATAGACCAGGTCAAACTATCCATTTTAAAGGTATTTCTATGAAAACTTCTAAAAAGAAATCAGAAGTTCTTACTCAAAAACAAGTAACGGTTTTCTTTAAAGATGTAAACTATCAAATCATAAAAACCCTTGAACTGAAAACCAATGATTTTGGTTCTTTTTCAGGCGCTCTAATAATTCCAAATACAGGACTTACAGGTGAGTTTATTATTGAAGCTAACATAAATAATACAAGCCATACAACTCAAGTCTCAGTTGAAGAATATAAGCGTCCTAAATTCGAAACAGTTTTTAAACCTATAACGAAAGCTTATAAATTAAATGACAGTATTACTTTAAACGGGTTTGCCAAAGCTTTTTCGGGAGCTAATATTACCGATGGGAAGGTAGTGTATCGTGTTCATAGAAAAGTACAATATCCTCGTTGGTGGTATTGGTTTAGACCTAGTTTTACTTCTGAACCACAAGAAATAACTTTTGGAGAAAGTAGTACCGATGCTTCAGGAAATTTTTCGATAAAATTTAAAGCATTACCCGATGAGAGTGTATCTAAAGAAAGCCTTCCTATTTTTACTTATGAAGTTACAGCAGATGTAACTGATATAAATGGAGAAACTAGAAGCGCAACAACACAAGTTAAGGTTGGATATCATAGTTTAACTGCTAATATTCAAATGGACACTCCTATTGATAAAACTTCAAAAAATCATTCATTTAAAATTGACACAAGAAATTTAAATGACGAATTCGTTCCTGCTCATGGAATTATTAAAATTTATAAACTACAAGCACCAAAACATCCGATTCGTAAACGTCCGTGGAAAACTCCTGACTATCAAATAATTTCTCAAAAAGAATACAAGATAAAATTCCCTAATGAGGCTTATAAAAATGAAGACAATCCCTTCCAGTGGGAGAAAGGGAAACTTGTTTTCGAAACTAAGTTTAATACTGCTAAAGCTAAAGAAGTCCAACTGAAAAATATTAGAAAATGGACTTCAGGAAAGTATCTTATTGAATTAAAATCAAAAGATAAATTTAATCAAGAAGTCAGTAACAAACATTGGTTCGATATATATGCTGAAAAAGATAAGCGTCCTGCAGACAATGCATTGGTTCAAATAAAGACTGATAAGAAAACCTATAAACCAGGGGATATTGCCAAAATTACCGTGAGTTCTAACTCTCAAGATATTACGGTTATGGTATTTATTGAAAAAAAGTATCAAATTGTAAATTCCTATTATGTTCATTTAAATCAGAATCATAAAACTATCAACATTCCTGTTACCAAAGAAGATGTAGGAGGATTTGGAGTTACCTACTACTATACCAATTATAACTCTTTTGCTAATGGTAGTGTAAATATTTCCGTTCCTTACCCAACAACTGATTTAGAAATTCTGACCAAAACATTTCGCGACAAATTAAAACCTGGAGCAAATGAAACCTGGAGTTTTACTGTAAAAGGAGCTAAAAAAGACAAATTTACTGCAGAGCTATTGGCCAGTATGTATGATGCTTCTCTAGATCAGTTTGTAAACCATCAATGGCAGTTTAATCCAATTCGAAGACCTATTTATAGAACCTATACTAATGCCAATTCGCGTCAGAGTTTTAGAAACACCAATTTTAGAATTACTAATCCTGATACTCAATTTAAACGTAGATTTCCACAACAAGCTTATGATCATTTTAATTGGTTCGGATTTAGTTTTAACAACTTGAGCTGGATTAACAAAGAATATTTAAGAAACCTTGCTACACAGCGTACTGATTTTGATGATGCCATATCTGGAATTGTTTCTGATAAAAGTGGTCCACTACCAGGTGTCAATGTACTTATCAAAGGCACTAATTATGGAGTAACTACAGATTTTGATGGAAAATTCAATATCAAGGTTAAAAAAGGAGATGTACTCGTATTTTCTTTTACTGGAATGGAAAGTCAAGAAAGAGTTGTAGGTGATTCCAACTATTTATTCGTAGAAATGGAAGAAGGTAATCTTTTGGAAGAAGTAGTTATTACCGGCTATGGCACTTCTAATAAGAATATACGAATTAGAGGAAGAGCAGCAGCACCTGCTATGATGAAAAAAATTGCTTCAGCAAGTGAAGATGATACGGCAGTTGAAAACGAAGAGTCTATTTTCGCCTATGATAGTACTCTTGACAAAAAGAAAGAAAATCAAAAAGGAGCTCCTCTAAAAGGTATTCAAATTAGAAAAAACTTACAAGAAACTGCTTTTTTCTACCCGCATTTAACTACTGACAGCAAAGGAAACATCTCTTTTAACTTCACCGCCCCAGAGGCTTTAACGAAGTGGAAAGTGCAATTATTAGCACATACAAAAGAACTACACGCTGCAGTTAAAACCTTTGAGGTCGTAACTCAAAAAGAATTAATGGTTACTCCTAATACACCTCGTTTTTTAAGAGAAGGAGATCAAATTAGTATCAGTTCAAAAATTAGCAATCTGTCTGATAAAAAACTACAAGGACTTGCTCAATTAATTTTAACCGACGCTATTACTGGAAAACCTATAAATCTTAACATAGAAAACACACAAAGTCAACAAAGTTTTATTGTTGATTCAAGAGGAAACACAAACGTTTCTTGGAATTTGAATATTCCTGACACCCTACAAGCTATTCAATACCAAATAGTAGCTAAAGCAGGTAATTTTTCTGATGGTGAACAAAATGTTTTACCTGTTTTATCAAATAGGATGTTGGTTACTGAAACGTTGCCTATTTGGGTTCGTAGCAATCAATCAAAAACTTTTCATCTTAATAAATTAAAAAACAATACTTCAACCAGTATAAAAAACCATAAGCTTACTTTAGAAGTAACTTCTAACCCGGCATGGTATGCTATACAAGCACTACCTTATTTAATGGAATACCCATATGAATGTTCAGAGCAAACCTTTGCTCGTTATTATGCCAATACTATTGCTAGTCATATTGCAAATTCAAACCCTAGAATTCAGGAAGTTTTTAACGCATGGAAATCTTCTGATGCTTTGTTAAGCAATTTGGAGAAAAATGAAGAATTAAAATCATTGATTATTCAAGAAACTCCGTGGTTGAGAGATGCACAATCTGAAACAGAACAAAAAAAGCGTATTGCATTGTTATTTGATTTAAATCATATGAAAAACATGCAAGAAAAAACATTACATAAACTGTATGATTATCAAATGACCAATGGTGGTTTCCCTTGGTTTAAAGGAAGCAATTATGCGAATGTATATATCACCAATCATATTGCTACAGGTTTTGGGCATTTACAACATTTAGGTACTCAAAACTATACTTCTAAAACCAAGAAAATGCTAAAAAAAGCAATTCAGTTTTTAGATACGCAAATGAATGATCGCTATAAAAAATTACAAGAAGAAGCTGATAAAATTAGAAGAAAAAATGGAACTACTAGCGCAGAGAAATATTTAAAGCAAAAACACATTGGTAATTTCCATATTCAATATTTGTACATGCGTAGCTTCTTTAAAGACGTTACTATTAAAAATGACACAAAAACGGCTATTGCATATTATAGAAATCAAGCTGAAGAATTTTGGAAAGATTTTGGTTTGTATGGTAAAGCACAAATAGCATTGATTCAATTTAGAAATAACCGTCAAAAAGTTTCGAGTAAAATTCTAAAATCTTTAAAAGAAACAAGTATTACTTCAGAGGAGTTAGGAATGTATTGGAAAAGTAATAAATCTAGTTGGTTTTGGTATCAAGCTCCTATAGAAACGCAAGCCTTATTAATAGAAGCTTTTTCTGAAATTGAAAATGATTCAGAGACGATTGATAACTTAAAAGTTTGGTTACTTAAGAACAAGCAAGTAAGTCAATGGAAAACTACTAAAGCAACTACCGAAGCTATATATGCCTTATTATTAAAAGGTTCAGATTGGATTTCTGTAACCGATATGGTAGACATTTCCTTAGGGAATACTCCTATTAACCCATTAAAAATTAAGGATGTAAAAGTTGAGGCAGGGACTGGTTATTTCAAAACTTCTTGGAGTGGTAATGAAATTCAACCTGAAATGGGAGAAATTACCTTAACAAAGAAAAATAATGGCATTGCGTGGGGAGGTATTTACTGGCAATATTTTGAAGATTTAGATAAAATAACTTCTGTTGAAACTCCTCTAAAGCTAAAGAAAGAACTCTTTAAAAAAATAAATTCAGATACGGGCAAGAAGTTACTAGCCATTACAAACGACACTTCATTAAAAGTTGGAGATTTAATCACGATAAGAATCGAACTGCGTACTGATCGAGATATGGAGTTTATTCATATGAAAGATTTACGTGCTTCAGGGGTAGAACCTATTGATGCACTATCTCAGTACAAATGGCAAGACGGATTGGGATATTATCAAAGTACTAAAGATGCAGCGACCAACTTCTTTTTTGATTATTTACCTAAAGGAGTATATGTATTTGAATACGATGTTAGAGTGAATAACGCTGGTGATTTTAGTAATGGTATCACTACCATTCAAAACATGTATGCTCCAGAGTTTACCAGTCATAGTCAAGGAACAAGAATTAAGGTAAAATAA
- a CDS encoding UDP-N-acetylmuramate--L-alanine ligase, producing MKIHFIAIGGSAMHNLAIALYQKGYQITGSDDTIHDPSKSRLEKYGVLPKEFGWFPEKISSDLDVVILGMHAKPDNPELLKAQELGVKIYSYPEFLYEQSKDKTRVVIGGSHGKTTITSMILHVLNYHDKDVDYMVGAQLEGFETMVKLTEENEFIVLEGDEYLSSPIDRRPKFHLYKPNIALLSGIAWDHINVFPSFENYVEQFSIFTESLTNGGIMVYNEEDIHVKRVVEDSTHPIKKYPYETPKYTIENGTTLIETEEGDLPLEIFGEHNLQNLAGAKWICQHMGIEEDEFYEAIVSFKGASKRLEKITENKETVIFKDFAHSPSKVKATTTAVKNQYANRELVACLELHTYSSLNATFLAEYKGALDKADKAVVFYSPDAVKIKQLDEVTEHQIAEAFEREDLIIFTNPQEFKTFLFNQELKNKAVLLMSSGNYGGLDFNEVKRLV from the coding sequence ATGAAAATTCATTTTATAGCCATCGGCGGAAGCGCAATGCATAACCTAGCAATTGCATTATACCAAAAAGGATACCAAATTACAGGAAGTGATGATACCATTCATGATCCATCTAAAAGTAGATTGGAGAAGTATGGGGTGTTGCCAAAAGAGTTTGGTTGGTTTCCTGAGAAAATTTCATCTGATTTAGATGTTGTTATTTTAGGAATGCATGCGAAACCAGATAACCCTGAGTTATTAAAAGCACAAGAGTTGGGAGTTAAAATATATTCTTATCCAGAATTTTTATACGAACAATCAAAAGACAAAACTCGTGTGGTAATTGGAGGTTCACATGGTAAAACTACAATTACTTCTATGATTTTACACGTGTTAAATTACCATGATAAAGATGTAGACTATATGGTAGGTGCACAATTAGAAGGGTTTGAAACCATGGTGAAACTTACCGAAGAGAATGAATTTATTGTATTGGAAGGAGATGAATATTTAAGTTCTCCAATAGATAGAAGGCCGAAATTTCACTTATACAAACCCAATATAGCCTTATTAAGTGGTATTGCGTGGGATCATATTAATGTGTTTCCCTCATTTGAAAATTATGTAGAGCAATTTTCAATCTTTACAGAATCGTTAACGAATGGAGGTATCATGGTTTATAATGAAGAAGATATTCATGTAAAAAGGGTAGTGGAGGACAGTACACATCCAATTAAAAAGTACCCTTATGAAACACCGAAATATACGATTGAAAACGGTACTACGCTTATAGAAACTGAAGAAGGAGATTTACCTTTAGAAATTTTTGGCGAACACAATTTGCAAAATTTGGCTGGAGCAAAATGGATTTGTCAACATATGGGAATTGAGGAGGATGAGTTTTATGAAGCTATTGTAAGCTTTAAAGGGGCGAGCAAACGTTTAGAAAAAATTACTGAGAATAAGGAAACAGTGATTTTTAAAGATTTTGCTCATAGTCCAAGTAAAGTAAAAGCAACAACTACAGCAGTAAAGAATCAATATGCAAATAGAGAATTGGTGGCCTGTTTAGAACTACATACGTATTCAAGTTTAAATGCAACCTTTTTAGCTGAATATAAAGGAGCGTTAGATAAAGCAGATAAGGCAGTGGTATTTTACTCACCAGATGCTGTTAAAATTAAGCAGTTAGACGAGGTTACGGAACATCAAATTGCTGAAGCTTTTGAAAGAGAAGATTTAATTATTTTTACGAATCCTCAGGAGTTTAAAACATTTTTGTTTAATCAAGAATTAAAAAATAAAGCTGTTTTGTTAATGAGTTCTGGTAATTATGGAGGGCTTGATTTTAATGAGGTTAAACGTTTAGTTTAA